The Gillisia sp. Hel_I_86 genome has a segment encoding these proteins:
- a CDS encoding oligosaccharide biosynthesis protein Alg14, which produces MKIMAVASVGGHWVELLRLVPAFEGNEIIFASTKQSVAETVALSKFHRIPDINRNEKLKLPNAIYKIFSLINSIRPNVVISTGALPGLISIFAGKMYGAKTIWVDSIANVEELSLSGKVASVFADRTYTQWPDLAKKKCLFHGNVLS; this is translated from the coding sequence ATGAAAATTATGGCAGTTGCCTCGGTAGGAGGACATTGGGTTGAACTCTTACGACTGGTACCAGCTTTCGAGGGCAATGAGATTATATTTGCATCCACGAAACAAAGTGTTGCAGAAACGGTGGCGCTCTCTAAGTTTCATAGGATTCCAGATATAAATAGGAATGAAAAATTGAAGCTCCCGAATGCGATATATAAAATATTTTCCCTGATAAATTCTATCCGACCCAATGTTGTTATTTCTACTGGGGCTCTTCCAGGACTTATCTCCATATTTGCTGGAAAGATGTATGGTGCAAAAACAATTTGGGTGGATAGCATAGCCAATGTAGAAGAGCTTTCCCTTAGTGGAAAAGTTGCTTCTGTTTTTGCCGATAGGACCTATACACAATGGCCCGATCTCGCCAAAAAAAAATGTTTGTTTCACGGAAATGTTCTTTCATGA
- a CDS encoding glycosyltransferase, which translates to MKLLFICSNNFKTNSGGGGSQCTNRNYLSFCDILGEDNVDVVQFATSLGKNLYSILSRFRNYSRGYNAGLSKQQVTSILEQAFKYNYIFIDSSYYGILCKYLKKNNYKGQILCFFHNVEHKMYLQEVRANPLKFWRSFIIYYNEKNAVKFSDQVIVLNERDLMELGQIYKKLLKFKTHVIPISFKDSFPAGEIDLQEQSNLPPVFLFVGSDWFANVHGITWFVKEVLDNVDIKLQIAGSASNVLKKKFVDPKIEYLGFVPDLSSVIMNADFILAPLFKGGGMKVKICEALMYGKNIVGTKEAFVGYNLDLNKTGAECNNKSEFIHVLKKCSSSKRLKFNMYNRNRFLESYSFAATLEKFKKVLQNSEVPASNSHTKL; encoded by the coding sequence ATGAAATTATTGTTTATATGTTCAAATAACTTCAAAACCAATTCTGGAGGTGGTGGTTCCCAATGTACCAATAGGAATTATCTGTCGTTTTGCGATATCCTTGGAGAAGATAACGTTGATGTTGTTCAATTTGCCACTTCGCTAGGAAAAAACCTATACTCCATATTGTCCAGGTTTAGGAACTATTCTAGAGGATACAATGCTGGATTATCAAAACAGCAAGTAACAAGTATTCTGGAGCAGGCATTTAAATATAATTATATTTTTATAGATTCATCTTATTATGGAATACTTTGCAAGTACCTAAAAAAAAATAATTACAAAGGACAAATACTATGTTTTTTTCACAATGTAGAGCACAAGATGTACCTTCAGGAAGTGAGAGCAAACCCCTTAAAGTTTTGGAGAAGCTTTATTATCTATTACAATGAAAAAAATGCCGTAAAATTTTCGGATCAAGTCATTGTCTTAAATGAGAGGGATTTAATGGAGCTGGGTCAAATTTATAAAAAGTTGCTCAAATTTAAGACCCATGTCATCCCCATAAGTTTTAAAGATAGTTTTCCTGCTGGGGAAATAGACCTTCAGGAGCAATCTAATTTACCACCGGTTTTTTTGTTTGTAGGGAGCGATTGGTTTGCCAATGTTCATGGAATTACGTGGTTTGTGAAAGAAGTTCTGGACAATGTGGATATAAAGCTGCAAATAGCGGGAAGTGCGTCCAATGTTTTGAAGAAAAAATTTGTTGATCCTAAAATAGAGTATTTGGGATTTGTTCCTGATCTCTCTTCTGTTATAATGAATGCCGATTTTATATTAGCTCCTCTTTTTAAGGGAGGAGGAATGAAAGTGAAAATTTGCGAAGCATTAATGTATGGAAAAAATATTGTGGGCACCAAAGAAGCTTTTGTGGGCTATAATTTGGATTTGAATAAAACGGGAGCAGAATGCAACAACAAAAGTGAATTTATCCATGTACTCAAAAAATGCTCCTCTTCAAAGAGGCTAAAGTTCAACATGTACAATAGAAATCGTTTTTTAGAATCTTATTCTTTTGCCGCCACATTAGAAAAATTTAAAAAGGTGCTCCAAAATTCAGAAGTTCCTGCGTCAAATAGTCACACCAAATTATAG
- a CDS encoding glycosyltransferase, which translates to MIFVTVGTQEPFDRLIKAVDEIIPELEDQEIIVQAPMKSYKPIHFKTFKFIDPIKYNMIFNRADFIISHAGMGTILSAMTTGKTLIIMPRLIKYGEHRNEHQLHTAKKFKSLNYINVVDDENELKAVLLGKNKQQLLVSKRMGEYASDELIDSIRKYINPK; encoded by the coding sequence ATGATATTTGTAACTGTTGGTACTCAAGAACCATTTGATAGACTTATAAAAGCTGTTGATGAAATAATCCCAGAGTTGGAGGATCAAGAAATAATTGTCCAGGCTCCAATGAAATCCTACAAACCCATTCATTTTAAAACGTTTAAGTTTATCGATCCCATAAAATATAATATGATTTTCAATCGAGCCGATTTTATTATAAGCCATGCTGGAATGGGCACTATATTATCTGCAATGACAACTGGGAAAACTTTAATAATAATGCCAAGACTTATTAAGTATGGTGAACATAGGAATGAGCATCAACTTCATACAGCCAAAAAATTTAAATCCTTGAACTATATTAATGTGGTTGATGATGAAAACGAGCTAAAAGCAGTACTGCTAGGCAAAAATAAACAACAATTATTAGTTTCTAAAAGAATGGGGGAATATGCCTCAGATGAATTAATAGATTCTATAAGAAAATACATAAATCCTAAGTAA
- a CDS encoding T9SS type A sorting domain-containing protein produces the protein MKYLPLVFALLLYAIPQCQNTGFAGNTKSSNSSLAIIDAAGGDGIGEGGSIAFSVGQVFYNEDMNQDFSIREGVQQPIPVNKSQPLALPKTQIKISTYPNPVDDFFIIETSDLKDKNISYKLLDLSGKLIVQDNLEKTRTRVNAYNLQAALYLLYLVEDGRHMKTLKILKR, from the coding sequence ATGAAATATTTACCCCTGGTATTTGCTTTACTATTGTATGCTATACCCCAATGTCAAAATACTGGTTTTGCCGGTAATACCAAATCTTCCAATTCTTCTTTGGCAATAATCGATGCCGCTGGCGGTGATGGTATTGGCGAAGGTGGTTCAATCGCTTTTTCTGTTGGACAGGTTTTTTATAATGAAGATATGAACCAAGATTTTTCTATCCGTGAAGGAGTTCAGCAACCCATACCCGTAAATAAGTCCCAGCCGTTAGCTCTACCTAAAACTCAAATAAAAATATCTACCTATCCTAATCCCGTAGACGACTTTTTTATAATTGAAACTTCCGACCTAAAAGACAAAAATATTTCTTATAAATTACTTGATCTTTCTGGTAAATTAATTGTACAAGACAATTTAGAAAAAACACGAACACGAGTAAATGCATATAATCTTCAAGCAGCACTGTATCTTCTTTATCTTGTAGAAGATGGTCGACACATGAAAACATTAAAAATATTAAAGAGATAA
- a CDS encoding glycosyltransferase, giving the protein MHLPKVLIINQPFNTNTGGGITLSNLFAKWDRDKIAVACSGYLLTEKMDPTLCNNYYQLGSKERKWIFPFNLFSRKYYSGTLNISDEINIKDKIVVNKSKLRVKLIRQYMHPIFESIGFSHFHARTRLSSEFCSWLDDFDPDILYIQAHNREDVLFGIEICDYLKRRMVFHMMDDWPTLIGVKGILKKFWKSKINNEFRVLLDRADLLMGISDYMCEEYKKRYGKEFITFHNPIKLEFWEKEQRENYELPETPTVLYAGRLGLGIDKSLKSIAEAIKKVNKELQTNIKFVVQAQDALDWMKNDKNIEHREFVKYEELPSVFAKADLLILPYDFSVESLSYIKYSMPTKAPEYMASGTPIVVFAPQDTALVQYAEKYKWAAVVTNNNIDVLAEKLKQLFLEKSLRQEIAKTAKTTAETRHDSELVGREFQQILLNVTKKNTYE; this is encoded by the coding sequence ATGCACTTACCCAAAGTCTTGATCATAAACCAACCCTTTAATACCAATACTGGGGGAGGGATTACTTTATCCAATTTATTTGCAAAATGGGATAGAGACAAAATTGCAGTAGCCTGTTCGGGTTACTTGCTTACCGAAAAGATGGATCCTACGCTTTGCAATAACTATTATCAATTAGGTTCTAAAGAACGTAAATGGATTTTCCCATTTAACCTTTTCAGTCGAAAATATTATTCCGGCACTCTAAATATTAGTGACGAAATCAATATTAAAGACAAGATCGTTGTTAATAAATCAAAACTGCGGGTAAAGCTTATAAGGCAATACATGCATCCTATTTTTGAATCCATTGGGTTTTCACATTTTCATGCCAGAACAAGGTTGTCTTCAGAATTTTGTTCCTGGTTAGATGATTTTGACCCTGATATTTTATATATCCAAGCTCATAATAGGGAAGATGTTTTATTTGGAATCGAAATTTGTGATTATTTAAAACGACGAATGGTTTTCCATATGATGGATGATTGGCCAACCTTAATAGGGGTAAAAGGTATATTGAAAAAGTTTTGGAAAAGCAAAATAAACAATGAATTTAGAGTGTTGTTGGATAGGGCAGACTTGCTTATGGGAATAAGCGATTATATGTGCGAGGAATATAAAAAACGATATGGGAAAGAATTCATCACTTTTCATAACCCTATAAAACTGGAATTTTGGGAGAAAGAACAAAGGGAAAATTATGAGCTCCCTGAAACTCCAACAGTATTGTATGCCGGAAGATTAGGCCTTGGTATCGATAAATCATTAAAGAGCATAGCGGAAGCCATAAAAAAGGTTAATAAAGAACTTCAAACAAATATAAAATTTGTGGTTCAGGCACAAGACGCACTGGATTGGATGAAAAATGATAAAAATATAGAACATCGGGAATTTGTAAAATATGAAGAACTTCCAAGCGTTTTTGCAAAAGCAGATCTTTTAATCCTCCCTTACGATTTTAGTGTAGAATCTTTAAGTTATATAAAATATTCCATGCCCACAAAAGCCCCTGAATATATGGCAAGTGGCACTCCAATTGTTGTTTTTGCCCCTCAAGACACCGCATTGGTACAATATGCTGAAAAATATAAATGGGCTGCGGTAGTCACAAATAATAATATAGACGTATTGGCTGAAAAGTTAAAGCAATTATTTCTTGAGAAATCCCTTAGGCAGGAAATAGCAAAAACCGCGAAAACTACCGCTGAAACCCGTCATGATTCAGAACTCGTGGGAAGAGAATTTCAACAAATACTTTTGAATGTAACAAAAAAGAATACCTATGAATAA
- a CDS encoding glycosyltransferase family 2 protein, translating into MKGISIIIPTYNRAELVKDALQSVMEQDFPGPLEIIVSDDGSTDGTLAVASSFGNKVKILKKPNDCNSQGASGARNRGILKATQAFICFLDSDDLYLRGHLQKMVIAIESDPELGFALCNSLVMLDIDEENKFKRWTKTNIEPRDINNLSISTFHFANTNGFIFKKEVFEKVGLFDEHYKNAEDTDMWMRINENFKGIHAVHYGTVIRLHNLHRLTDVPKQNLLQNHYNVFRNALRRYHAKGLNDPYRLRALWMLSIKYKISQWPVFNKMYKIISEQNSQGPVLEADDPSWKSLEYFTNSQ; encoded by the coding sequence ATGAAGGGTATAAGTATAATCATACCTACGTATAATAGGGCAGAACTTGTAAAAGACGCTTTACAAAGTGTGATGGAGCAGGACTTTCCAGGACCCCTGGAAATTATCGTTTCAGACGATGGCTCTACAGATGGGACCCTGGCCGTGGCATCTTCTTTTGGCAACAAGGTGAAAATTCTAAAAAAACCAAACGACTGTAATTCACAAGGAGCTTCTGGTGCGCGTAATCGAGGAATCTTAAAAGCGACCCAAGCCTTTATCTGCTTTTTGGATTCAGATGATTTATATCTTCGTGGACACCTGCAAAAAATGGTAATTGCCATAGAATCGGATCCTGAGTTAGGGTTTGCTCTCTGTAATTCTTTGGTAATGCTGGATATTGATGAGGAAAATAAATTTAAACGCTGGACGAAAACCAATATCGAACCCAGGGATATTAACAATCTTTCCATTTCAACTTTTCATTTTGCAAACACCAACGGTTTTATTTTTAAAAAGGAGGTTTTTGAAAAGGTCGGTTTATTTGATGAACACTATAAAAATGCGGAAGATACGGATATGTGGATGCGTATCAATGAAAATTTTAAAGGCATTCATGCGGTCCACTATGGTACAGTAATTCGTCTTCATAATCTGCACCGCCTTACGGATGTTCCCAAACAAAATTTACTGCAAAATCATTATAATGTTTTCCGCAATGCTTTAAGGCGTTATCATGCCAAAGGTTTAAATGATCCGTATAGGTTGCGGGCTCTTTGGATGCTTTCAATAAAATATAAGATAAGTCAGTGGCCAGTTTTTAATAAAATGTACAAAATTATCAGTGAACAAAACTCTCAAGGACCTGTTTTAGAAGCAGATGATCCTTCTTGGAAATCTTTGGAATATTTTACCAATTCCCAATAA